The Polypterus senegalus isolate Bchr_013 chromosome 1, ASM1683550v1, whole genome shotgun sequence genome includes a window with the following:
- the LOC120528980 gene encoding extracellular calcium-sensing receptor-like, protein MKHVFHVSVLLAFTWAPIASKNAECKILRQFRFNGLYKKGDVMLGGIFTVHFRTVAPDLSYRSEPEQWKCERFDTAVFQRSQIMLYAIEEINKDQGLLPNVTLGYRVYDNCINLQVAMRAAATLIGGMDEISDYDCEGLPHVVAVVGDPVSTHSIAISRTLGLFGMPLVSYCSTCACLSNKVEFPTFFRTVPSDAFLVKVMAEIIKHYKWTWVGIISSDDEYGLFTLRTLEEEVKKFGCIAFSKALNVNDKEKMSYLIHIIRQSTATVIVVFLQKMDAAIFVDEVSHHNITGKQWIASDSWSPFPVFASNEKFASFGGTIGVAARRGAIPGLEKFLFQIHPHFDPENNLKRLFWEAMFGCKFLENDVLSNVSTMEGRPICSGSENISKTKTAYSDVSDLRASYNVYKAVYAVAHALHNLMSCETGKGPFENQTCANIKTVQPWQLLHYLKKVNFTNNQGERVAFDVNGDALAIFDIVNWQRSADGTVFSKTIGIFDESALSGQELSLNEENIFWNFKPQKVPTSVCSQSCQPGTRKASRKGEPLCCFDCVPCADGEISSENDSLVCIKCPPDFWSNQRRNQCVPKEVEFLSYEDAMGITLAATALSGVGLSLGVLAIFIRARNTPVVKANNSELSFLLLVSLTLCFLCALCFIGLPSPLTCSLRHVMFGISFVLCISCILVKTIVVMMAFKTKLPGDNMMKWFGISQQRGTVFFFTLVQSLICLVWLITSPPVPVKNLKYQNIKIIYECDVGTVIGFSCLLGYIGLLACISFLLAFLVRNLPDTFNEAKFITFSMLIFCAVWITFIPAYISSPGKYTVAVEIFAILASSFGLLFAIFAPKCYIILFKPDLNTKKALMGRNTKKTF, encoded by the exons ATGAAGCATGTATTTCACGTGTCAGTACTATTGGCATTCACCTGGGCACCTATAGCTTCTAAAAATGCTGAGTGCAAAATTTTAAGACAGTTTCGATTCAATGGATTGTATAAAAAAGGAGATGTCATGCTGGGaggcatatttactgtacatttcagGACAGTCGCACCAGATCTCTCTTATAGATCTGAGCCTGAACAATGGAAGTGTGAGAG gtTTGATACTGCGGTATTTCAAAGATCACAGATAATGTTGTATGcaattgaagaaataaataaagaccAAGGCCTTCTTCCTAATGTGACCCTTGGTTACCGGGTGTATGACAACTGCATCAATCTGCAGGTCGCTATGAGGGCCGCAGCAACACTAATAGGAGGAATGGATGAGATCTCGGATTATGACTGTGAAGGACTGCCtcatgttgttgctgttgttggagACCCTGTCTCAACACATTCAATCGCCATCTCAAGAACCCTTGGTCTCTTTGGAATGCCTCTG GTTAGTTACTGTTCCACATGTGCTTGTCTAAGCAATAAGGTGGAGTTTCCAACATTTTTCAGAACTGTTCCAAGTGATGCTTTCCTTGTTAAAGTAATGgctgaaattattaaacattataaGTGGACTTGGGTTGGAATAATATCAAGTGATGATGAGTATGGGCTCTTTACTTTGAGAACCTTAGAAGAAGAAGTCAAGAAATTTGGATGCATTGCTTTTTCAAAAGCTCTCAATGTCAATGACAAAGAAAAGATGTCTTATTTGATCCATATTATTAGACAGTCAACTGCAACTGTCATAGtggtatttttacaaaaaatggatGCTGCTATATTTGTGGACGAAGTTTCCCATCATAACATCACTGGAAAGCAATGGATTGCAAGTGATTCATGGAGTCCCTTTCCTGTATTTGCCAGCAATGAAAAGTTTGCTTCATTTGGTGGAACCATAGGTGTCGCTGCAAGAAGAGGAGCGATTCCAGGGCTTgaaaaatttctttttcaaattcacCCACATTTTGAcccagaaaataatttaaaaaggctGTTTTGGGAAGCAATGTTTGGCTGCAAATTTTTGGAGAATGATGTCCTATCAAATGTGTCTACTATGGAAGGCAGACCAATTTGCAGTGGGTCTGAGAATATCAGTAAGACTAAGACTGCCTACAGTGACGTCTCCGATTTAAGGGCTTCCTATAACGTTTATAAAGCCGTGTATGCAGTAGCACATGCCCTTCATAACCTAATGTCCTGTGAGACTGGAAAAGGACCATTTGAGAATCAAACATGtgcaaacattaaaactgttCAACCCTGGCAA CTTCTACACTATCTAAAGAAAGTCAATTTCACAAATAACCAAGGAGAAAGAGTTGCATTTGATGTAAATGGAGATGCCCTTGCCATATTTGATATTGTAAACTGGCAGCGATCAGCTGATGGGACTGTGTTCAGCAAAACCATTGGCATTTTTGATGAATCTGCTTTGTCTGGCCAGGAACTTTCACTTAATGAAGAGAATATATTTTGGAACTTCAAACCTCAAAAA GTTCCTACATCTGTCTGCAGTCAGAGCTGCCAACCAGGGACGAGAAAAGCCAGCCGGAAAGGAGAGCCTCTCTGCTGCTTTGATTGTGTACCTTGTGCAGATGGAGAGATTAGCAGTGAAAATG ATTCTCTTGTATGTATCAAATGTCCTCCTGATTTTTGGTCAAATCAAAGGAGAAATCAATGTGTGCCAAAAGAAGTTGAATTTCTGTCCTATGAAGATGCAATGGGAATCACTTTAGCAGCAACAGCTTTATCTGGAGTTGGTTTATCTTTAGGTGTTTTGGCAATTTTTATCCGTGCCAGGAACACGCCAGTTGTGAAAGCCAACAACTCGGAACTGAGCTTCCTCTTGCTGGTGTCTCTCACCCTATGTTTCCTATGTGCTCTGTGTTTCATTGGACTGCCTTCACCTTTAACCTGTTCTCTGCGACATGTGATGTTTGGCATCAGCTTTGTTCTGTGCATCTCTTGTATCCTTGTAAAAACGATTGTTGTAATGATGGCATTTAAAACCAAGCTTCCTGGAGATAATATGATGAAGTGGTTTGGCATTTCACAGCAAAGAGGCActgtctttttctttactttagtTCAGTCTCTTATCTGTCTGGTTTGGCTGATCACATCACCCCCAGTTCCAGTAAAAAACTTAAAataccaaaatataaaaattatttatgagTGTGATGTTGGAACAGTCATTGGGTTTAGCTGTTTGTTGGGATACATTGGACTGCTGGCTTGCATCTCTTTTCTTTTGGCATTTCTTGTCCGAAACCTGCCAGATACTTTCAACGAGgctaaatttattacatttagcATGTTGATTTTCTGTGCTGTCTGGATCACTTTTATCCCTGCTTATATTAGTTCACCGGGAAAGTACACAGTAGCTGTTGAAATTTTTGCAATTTTAGCTTCAAGCTTTGGactgctttttgcaatttttgccccaaaatgttatattattctttttaaacCAGACCTAAACACAAAGAAAGCCTTAATGGGGAGAAACaccaaaaagacattttaa